Proteins encoded in a region of the Photobacterium profundum SS9 genome:
- a CDS encoding response regulator → MPERMKRLPTIDWSKLKILVVDDQRTAAVLLKSLLKNIGIHTTNIDMAFSYEEAIRYCQNNHYQLLLTDYHLNKALNGNELTTLLRQKKLLSSDCGILVLSGDHSREVILTTLSIEPDSFLSKPITIAGLKQKLEEICNDCAQRKPIYAALENNDIPLAIRIAKQQLSEYGHHHKIEGLLLDLLIEQKDWEQVKRLTTLLIIQNPTHKISLVDARISYHEGDINTAIHKLQQLVARSPLYVDAYDFLSLYQEENKQYHDALSSAKQALNYTPSVTHRVLQVAQLAANLNDSESLIKAGKVLASHLPIIDVSWVTRFAEFTAIFEQLYFAQTSHRLQRQLIQQLKGIHQLAIKRLLPIQQPFLTLYGQITLARFLLANDQPLKAKRRLMVSLSAHFDAITKLPSVILIEILPALFHLGEAQLIFDIYQVFKQRDRIDGHSKNRLTELKKNTTSINSIRALMIDLKEAKMLLEQDHIADLVTLQHYNDIISRYPLCSEAHLGRLQSLYQLNLYDQDKIKESIKAINMMPLPSALAEWRTNIFQCLLIKMAKTQHNITIDPYLRRYHSKNTVTTFIS, encoded by the coding sequence ATGCCCGAACGAATGAAGCGCTTACCAACAATTGATTGGTCAAAACTAAAAATACTGGTTGTTGACGATCAGCGTACTGCTGCGGTTTTATTAAAAAGCTTGCTGAAAAATATTGGGATACATACCACCAATATCGATATGGCGTTCAGTTATGAAGAAGCCATTCGTTACTGTCAAAATAATCACTACCAGCTTCTACTAACAGATTATCACTTAAACAAAGCCCTCAATGGTAACGAACTCACGACGTTACTACGCCAAAAGAAACTCTTATCTTCCGACTGCGGTATTCTCGTTCTCTCTGGTGATCATTCTAGGGAAGTCATTTTAACGACACTCAGTATTGAACCAGATAGCTTTCTCTCTAAACCCATTACGATAGCTGGTCTAAAGCAAAAACTGGAAGAAATCTGTAATGATTGTGCTCAACGTAAACCCATTTACGCTGCACTTGAAAATAATGATATTCCACTCGCCATTCGTATTGCCAAGCAACAACTGAGTGAGTATGGGCATCATCATAAAATTGAAGGATTATTACTCGATCTGCTAATCGAACAAAAGGATTGGGAGCAAGTTAAACGACTGACAACATTGCTGATAATACAAAATCCAACCCATAAAATCAGTCTCGTTGATGCACGTATTAGTTACCATGAAGGAGATATCAATACTGCAATCCACAAGCTACAACAGCTCGTCGCACGCTCTCCACTCTATGTCGATGCCTATGACTTTCTTTCACTATATCAGGAAGAAAATAAGCAATATCACGATGCCCTTAGCAGTGCTAAACAGGCCTTAAACTATACACCCAGTGTGACTCATCGCGTCTTGCAAGTTGCTCAACTCGCAGCCAACCTTAATGACTCTGAGAGTTTGATAAAAGCCGGGAAAGTACTGGCATCTCATCTGCCCATTATTGATGTTTCTTGGGTAACCCGTTTTGCTGAATTTACCGCCATTTTTGAGCAACTGTACTTTGCTCAAACCTCGCACCGTCTACAACGACAGCTCATTCAACAATTAAAAGGTATTCATCAGCTGGCTATCAAGCGATTATTACCCATACAACAACCCTTCTTAACGCTCTATGGTCAGATAACACTGGCACGCTTTTTGTTAGCTAACGATCAACCTTTAAAAGCTAAGCGCCGACTGATGGTTAGCTTATCAGCACATTTTGACGCCATCACAAAACTGCCTTCTGTAATATTAATCGAAATATTGCCAGCATTGTTCCACCTTGGTGAAGCACAACTAATTTTTGATATTTACCAAGTATTTAAACAACGTGACCGTATTGATGGGCATAGCAAAAACCGACTTACAGAACTCAAGAAAAATACCACATCGATTAATAGTATCCGCGCCTTGATGATTGACTTGAAAGAAGCAAAAATGCTATTAGAACAAGATCACATTGCAGATCTTGTGACTTTGCAGCATTACAATGACATCATCAGCCGCTACCCACTCTGTAGCGAAGCTCACCTTGGGCGCCTACAAAGCCTTTATCAATTAAACCTTTATGATCAAGACAAGATCAAAGAAAGTATAAAGGCGATTAATATGATGCCACTGCCTAGTGCACTTGCAGAATGGCGAACCAATATATTTCAATGCTTATTGATAAAAATGGCAAAAACGCAGCATAACATCACCATTGATCCTTACCTGCGTCGTTACCACAGTAAAAATACCGTCACCACTTTTATCTCTTGA
- a CDS encoding glutathione S-transferase family protein, with the protein MGKLVKGVWHDVWYDTDTSDGKFVREDAGFRHWLTANGENGPDGQQGFKAESGRYHLYVSLACPWAHRTLIFRQLKGLAPHIDVTFVSADMLEKGWVFDEPEPLYGFNFMHQVYTQAKPDYSGRVTVPVLWDKQTQTIVSNESSEIIRMFNTAFNDLTGNHDDYYPQALHPVIEQWNDYIYPAINNGVYRCGFATTQEAYEDAFSELFSALDTVDTHLATNRYLAGEQLTEADWRLFTTLIRFDAVYVGHFKCNLKRIVDYPHIQGYMKELYQFSGIAETVDFYHIKRHYYFSHTMINPTGIVPMGPALDLITLHGRDTI; encoded by the coding sequence ATGGGCAAATTAGTTAAAGGTGTATGGCACGATGTGTGGTACGACACAGACACAAGCGATGGCAAATTTGTTCGTGAAGATGCTGGGTTTCGTCACTGGTTAACAGCAAACGGTGAGAATGGCCCTGATGGTCAACAAGGCTTTAAAGCTGAATCTGGACGTTACCATTTGTACGTGTCATTGGCTTGCCCTTGGGCTCATCGCACGCTTATTTTTCGTCAGTTAAAAGGATTAGCCCCTCATATTGATGTGACGTTTGTCAGTGCCGATATGTTAGAAAAAGGTTGGGTATTTGATGAACCTGAACCCCTTTACGGTTTCAATTTCATGCATCAGGTATATACCCAAGCAAAACCGGATTATTCGGGGCGTGTGACTGTGCCTGTATTATGGGATAAGCAGACACAAACAATTGTGAGCAATGAATCGTCAGAAATTATCCGAATGTTTAATACTGCGTTTAATGATTTAACGGGTAATCATGATGATTATTACCCGCAAGCACTCCATCCTGTTATCGAACAATGGAATGATTATATTTACCCAGCCATTAATAATGGGGTATACCGTTGCGGGTTTGCGACCACGCAAGAAGCGTATGAAGATGCTTTTTCTGAGCTGTTTTCAGCCCTTGATACCGTAGATACACATTTAGCGACAAATCGTTATTTAGCCGGAGAACAATTAACTGAAGCTGACTGGCGCTTATTTACGACCTTAATCCGTTTTGATGCTGTTTATGTTGGGCATTTTAAATGTAACTTAAAACGTATTGTGGATTACCCTCATATTCAAGGTTATATGAAGGAGTTATACCAATTTTCAGGTATTGCTGAAACCGTCGATTTTTATCATATTAAACGTCATTATTATTTTAGTCATACCATGATTAACCCAACGGGTATTGTCCCTATGGGACCAGCACTCGATCTTATTACGCTTCATGGTCGGGATACTATTTAA
- a CDS encoding alanine/ornithine racemase family PLP-dependent enzyme — MQYPSLSINLRIIENNTRELVQLCCNKGIIPVGITKLVEGSEPIVRAMIFGGIQTIGDTQIQNLMKLKDLPIRKMLLRRPLLSEVEGVVYHADISLHSERSVLEALSQAAVKANKRHEVIIMHDLGELHEKTFDDSKTEELAELVLMLPGLTFVGIGSHLKCYHEVESTTDSDILPVHQEEHTEWGSYCDLDAISGAGVTGIVLMMPREGTARFNQLRLGASLIMGEGLDNESIIDISQVPMYLQAEVIEIKKKSSIRLHSIELDTLDNEFYFTDRGARLRALCAIGKQDVDISQLTPVDDGVTIVGSSHNCLILDITDATSCYQVGDALSFYLTYNGALQCITSEYVHKRYSFA; from the coding sequence ATGCAATATCCCTCTTTATCGATCAACCTTCGAATAATCGAAAATAATACTCGTGAGCTGGTTCAGCTTTGTTGCAATAAAGGGATTATTCCAGTGGGTATAACCAAGCTGGTGGAAGGTTCGGAGCCGATTGTTCGTGCGATGATATTTGGCGGGATCCAAACCATCGGGGATACGCAAATTCAAAACCTGATGAAGTTAAAAGATCTTCCGATCCGAAAAATGTTGCTCCGACGGCCGTTACTCTCGGAAGTAGAGGGGGTGGTATACCATGCTGATATTTCACTGCACTCTGAGCGATCGGTATTAGAGGCATTATCTCAAGCAGCAGTAAAGGCGAATAAGCGTCATGAAGTTATTATTATGCATGATTTGGGCGAGCTGCATGAAAAGACTTTCGATGACTCTAAAACTGAAGAACTGGCGGAGTTAGTGCTGATGCTTCCAGGGCTCACATTTGTTGGTATTGGCAGTCATTTGAAGTGTTATCATGAGGTTGAATCTACGACCGACAGTGACATTCTGCCCGTTCATCAGGAAGAGCATACTGAATGGGGGAGTTACTGCGATTTAGATGCTATTTCGGGCGCAGGCGTAACTGGTATTGTGTTGATGATGCCAAGAGAAGGAACAGCACGGTTCAATCAACTACGTCTAGGGGCGTCGTTGATCATGGGAGAGGGATTAGATAATGAGTCCATCATCGATATATCGCAAGTACCAATGTACTTACAAGCTGAAGTGATTGAAATTAAAAAAAAGTCTTCAATTCGGCTTCATTCTATTGAGTTAGATACTTTAGACAATGAATTCTATTTCACTGATCGTGGTGCCAGATTAAGAGCTCTATGTGCGATAGGTAAACAAGATGTCGATATTAGCCAGTTAACGCCAGTTGATGATGGGGTCACCATTGTCGGTAGTAGTCATAATTGCCTAATACTCGACATTACTGATGCGACTTCTTGTTATCAAGTTGGAGATGCGCTTAGTTTCTACCTTACATATAATGGTGCATTACAATGTATTACGTCAGAGTATGTACATAAACGCTACAGTTTTGCATAA
- a CDS encoding LysR family transcriptional regulator, whose translation MKPIDNLDIRLLKLFLIIADSGGFSAAQYQLNMHQSSISKKMGDLETRLGMTLCQRGRSGFKLTSDGLKVYEASKQLFDCIDDFQVKIDEIRNVSSGSINIAFTDNLATNKNCRIQTAINTFCNTHSKVNINTQIYDSSLIEKSILENKLDVGITSPEVLKSGLKYIYIFNEKQQLYCSPSHLILALNREVTVEDILVHPVVDRGLTHHVTPLSYASEHLYKSTTTNMEATAHMILSGHFIGYLPDHYAQIWIERDEMVRISAIHGLEYTPSFYLTINEKNDLSYATKALVTAILDAHDVNTNFE comes from the coding sequence ATGAAACCAATAGATAATCTTGATATTCGCCTATTAAAGCTCTTTCTTATTATTGCTGATAGCGGCGGATTTTCTGCAGCCCAATATCAATTAAATATGCATCAATCGAGTATAAGTAAAAAAATGGGTGATTTGGAAACTCGCTTGGGCATGACATTATGCCAACGTGGAAGAAGTGGGTTTAAATTAACCAGTGATGGGTTGAAGGTCTATGAGGCAAGCAAACAGTTATTTGATTGCATCGATGATTTTCAAGTGAAAATCGACGAAATTCGTAATGTATCGAGCGGCAGTATTAATATTGCTTTTACGGATAACTTAGCAACCAATAAAAATTGTCGGATCCAAACTGCGATCAATACCTTTTGTAATACGCATTCAAAGGTCAATATTAACACCCAGATCTATGATTCATCTTTGATTGAAAAAAGTATATTGGAGAATAAACTAGACGTTGGTATAACCTCTCCAGAAGTGCTTAAAAGCGGTCTTAAATATATTTATATTTTTAATGAAAAACAGCAATTATATTGTTCACCATCACATCTAATATTAGCTTTAAATCGCGAAGTCACAGTAGAAGATATTCTGGTACACCCTGTTGTTGATCGTGGGCTGACCCATCATGTGACTCCTCTCAGTTATGCCAGTGAGCATCTGTATAAGTCTACGACGACCAATATGGAGGCGACAGCTCATATGATTCTCTCAGGTCACTTTATTGGCTATCTTCCAGATCACTATGCACAGATATGGATTGAGCGTGATGAGATGGTGAGAATTTCTGCTATTCATGGGTTGGAATATACCCCTAGCTTTTATCTGACTATTAATGAGAAAAATGACTTATCGTATGCGACAAAAGCACTAGTCACAGCAATATTAGATGCGCATGATGTTAATACTAATTTCGAGTGA
- a CDS encoding endonuclease/exonuclease/phosphatase family protein, with product MQWLFPLFLISALTLVNGSFSKPNIHTVNTLTIASWNLQWLSSDPIVIKNPPPQRTHVDYQQLANIATQLDADILAFQEVADRQAISKVLTNDEYIFEFSHRQRESQHSDKRYAQPWPQFVGFAIREGISYVRNADLQQLDLWGNKSLRYGVDITLLNDGNPALRLLTVHLKSGCYSQQQSTKNRACRHLNRQFEVLEQWVDRRAAEPLPFMILGDFNRRLALHNDKIWQQLDDGRPTGLSLYAATEGQKSQCRIKIHSKRKKHGQIRHYPNFIDHIVLDGRAKLKMINNSFRETTTDVEVVKAFNLSDHCPIALSLNL from the coding sequence ATGCAATGGCTATTCCCACTCTTTTTAATCAGTGCCTTGACGCTGGTAAACGGTAGCTTTTCCAAACCGAACATACATACTGTAAACACACTGACCATTGCCAGCTGGAATCTACAATGGCTCTCATCTGATCCTATTGTTATTAAAAATCCTCCGCCCCAGCGCACCCATGTTGATTATCAGCAACTGGCCAATATAGCGACCCAGTTAGATGCTGATATCTTGGCCTTCCAAGAAGTCGCGGATCGTCAAGCTATCTCAAAAGTATTAACGAATGACGAATATATCTTTGAGTTCTCCCATCGACAGCGAGAGAGCCAACACAGTGACAAACGCTACGCACAACCCTGGCCTCAATTTGTCGGTTTTGCCATTCGAGAAGGAATTTCATACGTACGTAATGCAGATTTACAGCAATTGGATTTGTGGGGAAATAAAAGCTTGCGCTATGGGGTTGATATTACACTACTGAACGACGGAAATCCGGCTCTGAGGTTACTGACTGTCCATTTGAAAAGTGGTTGCTATAGCCAACAGCAAAGCACCAAAAATCGGGCTTGTCGTCATCTCAACCGACAATTTGAAGTACTGGAGCAATGGGTAGACCGCCGAGCGGCTGAGCCTCTACCTTTTATGATATTGGGGGATTTCAATCGACGGCTCGCATTGCACAATGACAAAATTTGGCAACAACTGGATGACGGACGCCCTACCGGATTATCACTCTATGCCGCAACCGAAGGTCAAAAGAGTCAATGTCGTATAAAAATTCATAGCAAACGGAAAAAACACGGGCAAATCCGTCACTATCCCAATTTCATTGATCACATTGTGCTTGATGGACGAGCCAAACTGAAAATGATCAACAACAGCTTTCGCGAAACAACCACTGACGTAGAGGTAGTCAAAGCATTCAACCTGAGTGATCATTGCCCGATTGCACTATCATTGAACCTATAA
- a CDS encoding IS4-like element ISPpr2 family transposase translates to MKATEILYQDLRSYYPQIHSSRLKTLCTFIESGIKDQRVSVTYLGRGLESGSVTTKKHDIKRADRLIGNAHLHCERHDYYEYMTEQLIGREKHPIILIDWSPINGQEIYQLLRASIPMQGRGLVLYEKTFHESELNTEKAHQSFLDELEQVLPEGCQPVITTDAIYRSPWFKAVELKGWYWIGRVRGQVSLSQDKETWYTSYQWFKAAKVNKAEHLGVLYYGKVAKFKCEGVLFKRNKKGRSAKKKRGGVSQRTTDKTHEKDANEAWLLVFKLPPRYKNNANIAVSLYRQRMQIEENFRDTKNGKLGISLEYANSKSVERFDNLLLIAGLILFIIWCVGRAAVMKKIHYSLQANSLKYRAVLSTIYIGREVVKDGRYTITIDEYVYVLAHLSELAVSMEDLL, encoded by the coding sequence ATGAAAGCAACTGAAATTCTATACCAAGATCTTCGTTCATACTACCCTCAAATTCACTCCTCACGGTTAAAGACACTTTGTACTTTTATTGAGTCTGGGATTAAAGACCAAAGAGTATCAGTGACTTATCTAGGTCGAGGCTTAGAGTCAGGCTCTGTGACCACAAAAAAACATGACATTAAGCGAGCCGATCGCCTTATTGGTAATGCACACTTACACTGTGAGCGTCATGACTACTACGAGTATATGACCGAGCAATTAATTGGAAGAGAAAAGCACCCTATTATTTTAATCGATTGGTCTCCAATTAATGGTCAGGAAATCTATCAACTCTTGAGGGCGAGCATTCCAATGCAAGGGAGAGGGTTAGTTTTATATGAAAAAACATTCCATGAAAGTGAACTCAACACAGAAAAAGCCCACCAGAGTTTCTTAGATGAGTTAGAGCAAGTGCTGCCTGAAGGATGCCAGCCCGTCATCACAACAGATGCTATCTATCGGTCACCTTGGTTTAAAGCCGTAGAGTTAAAAGGTTGGTATTGGATTGGCCGAGTACGAGGGCAAGTCTCACTATCTCAAGATAAGGAAACCTGGTACACAAGCTATCAATGGTTTAAGGCCGCGAAGGTAAACAAAGCTGAGCATCTTGGTGTACTTTACTACGGTAAGGTCGCTAAATTTAAGTGTGAAGGCGTATTATTTAAGCGGAATAAAAAGGGGCGTAGTGCTAAAAAAAAGCGAGGTGGGGTTTCGCAAAGAACAACCGATAAAACGCATGAAAAAGACGCTAATGAAGCATGGTTACTGGTTTTCAAGCTCCCTCCGAGATACAAAAATAACGCAAACATCGCGGTATCACTGTACCGTCAACGAATGCAGATAGAAGAGAATTTTAGAGATACTAAAAATGGCAAGCTGGGCATAAGTTTAGAATATGCAAATTCAAAATCAGTGGAAAGGTTTGACAATTTACTTCTTATTGCAGGGTTGATCTTATTTATCATCTGGTGCGTTGGAAGAGCCGCGGTAATGAAAAAAATTCATTATTCACTACAAGCTAATTCACTTAAATATCGGGCAGTATTATCCACGATTTACATTGGTCGAGAAGTTGTAAAAGACGGCAGATATACCATAACGATAGATGAATATGTTTACGTGCTAGCTCATTTATCAGAGCTAGCAGTTAGCATGGAGGATCTACTATGA
- a CDS encoding BCCT family transporter, which yields MIDKKHFELIDKPTFFGALGLLISVVVPLLLFPVQGAEWLAIAKTFMTDKLGFLYLALGIAAFFFMIYIVFSDIGQIKLGDVDEKPEFATASWAAMLFCGGIGASILYWGTIEWAYYYQSPPFQLESGSEEAVRWAATYGIFHWGPIAWSIYMIPAIPIAYFFYVRKQPVLKVSAALMPIIGESRSHGKLGKFIDILFIFGLLGGAATTLGLAAPLINEGISYLFGIPSTTTTQIGVLLLCTALFAYSSYKGMDEGIKVLSNINFWGALGLLAFVLCAGPTLFMLETGLDSIGRMLSNFFVMATWAEPFGGYGTFEDTHFPQDWTIFYWAWWLVFAPSMGLFVARISRGRTIKQMVSGAIFFGSSGCALYFMILGNYGLSLQLSGQLDVVSILNEDGPTRAIFSILEQLPMSTMVIAVFTLLCIIFTATTFDSISFILASVVQNNVTEDPMRWNRLFWAFTLSFMPSVLMFMGDLATLQTAAIVGGLPLLVIAVMLMISGVKAATLDLAHQEGYSDPVINIEDFPDVDPWSKEGMAMAQFERLKDEAISAAEEEREKLNAIWVLKKEIRATALSKGESGMELGDAPQEQLDEIKRLTDEAMAAKEHKLQASEQAQEARKVFDDLMRDRQEMEVEAQV from the coding sequence ATGATAGATAAAAAACACTTTGAATTGATCGATAAACCCACTTTTTTTGGTGCGTTGGGCTTATTGATCTCGGTTGTAGTGCCACTGCTACTGTTTCCAGTGCAAGGGGCTGAATGGCTTGCGATTGCTAAAACGTTTATGACCGATAAACTTGGTTTTCTTTACCTTGCATTAGGCATAGCAGCTTTCTTTTTCATGATATACATCGTGTTCAGTGATATTGGCCAAATCAAATTGGGCGATGTTGACGAAAAACCTGAATTTGCCACTGCATCTTGGGCCGCAATGCTGTTCTGCGGGGGGATCGGTGCCAGCATCCTGTATTGGGGAACCATTGAGTGGGCTTACTACTATCAGAGCCCGCCATTTCAGTTAGAGTCAGGCAGTGAAGAAGCCGTTCGATGGGCTGCTACCTATGGTATTTTCCACTGGGGTCCAATTGCGTGGTCTATTTATATGATCCCAGCGATTCCTATCGCATATTTTTTCTACGTAAGAAAGCAGCCTGTATTGAAAGTGTCGGCGGCGCTAATGCCTATTATCGGTGAATCGCGAAGTCACGGTAAACTTGGCAAGTTCATTGATATACTTTTCATTTTTGGTTTGCTTGGCGGGGCTGCGACAACACTTGGTCTTGCTGCACCTTTGATTAACGAAGGAATAAGCTACCTCTTTGGTATTCCATCAACCACAACCACACAGATTGGTGTGTTGCTGCTTTGTACGGCACTGTTTGCTTACTCTTCTTACAAGGGTATGGATGAAGGCATCAAGGTTCTCAGTAACATTAACTTCTGGGGGGCGCTTGGGTTACTGGCTTTCGTCTTGTGTGCGGGTCCAACGCTCTTTATGTTAGAAACGGGCTTAGATTCTATCGGGCGCATGCTGTCTAATTTCTTTGTGATGGCGACATGGGCAGAGCCGTTCGGTGGTTACGGCACGTTTGAAGATACGCACTTCCCACAAGATTGGACCATTTTCTATTGGGCGTGGTGGCTGGTATTCGCACCAAGTATGGGCTTGTTCGTTGCACGTATTTCTCGTGGTCGTACTATCAAGCAAATGGTGTCTGGCGCGATTTTCTTTGGCTCGTCGGGTTGTGCACTCTACTTCATGATTCTGGGTAACTATGGTTTATCTCTGCAACTCTCCGGTCAGCTGGACGTTGTTAGTATCTTGAACGAAGACGGTCCAACTCGCGCTATTTTCTCGATTCTTGAGCAGTTACCGATGAGCACCATGGTCATCGCTGTGTTTACTCTCTTGTGTATTATCTTTACGGCGACAACATTTGATTCTATCTCGTTTATTTTGGCTTCTGTTGTACAAAATAACGTGACTGAAGATCCGATGCGTTGGAACCGTTTGTTCTGGGCATTCACACTTTCATTCATGCCTTCAGTACTGATGTTTATGGGCGATCTGGCAACGTTACAAACTGCTGCGATTGTTGGTGGTCTACCGTTGCTTGTTATTGCTGTTATGTTGATGATTTCAGGAGTGAAAGCTGCAACGCTCGATTTGGCTCATCAGGAAGGATATAGCGATCCAGTGATCAACATTGAAGATTTCCCTGATGTTGACCCATGGTCAAAAGAAGGTATGGCAATGGCACAATTTGAACGCTTGAAAGATGAAGCTATTTCGGCTGCGGAAGAAGAACGTGAAAAACTTAACGCTATCTGGGTGTTGAAGAAAGAAATCCGTGCCACTGCTTTGTCAAAGGGCGAATCAGGTATGGAATTAGGCGATGCGCCTCAAGAACAATTGGATGAAATTAAGCGCCTTACCGATGAAGCGATGGCAGCTAAAGAACATAAATTACAAGCTTCTGAGCAAGCGCAAGAAGCACGTAAAGTGTTTGATGACCTAATGCGTGATCGTCAAGAAATGGAAGTGGAAGCACAAGTATAA
- a CDS encoding Na+/H+ antiporter NhaC family protein yields MNLIHYSDSAWSVLPPLLAVILAVTTRRVLLSLGTGIVSGALMLTHFSPTDALNYLFDKVLSIVWVNDSLNSDNANMIIFMLLLGALISLMSVSGATQAFADWAAVRCKDRRSAKSLTGLMVFIFFIDDFFHSLSVGAICRPVTDRFQISRAKLAYLLDSTAAPVCVIMPISSWGAYIIALIGGIMVAHNVTDQSPIAAFVEMIPMNLYAVFTLVMVLCVIAFQLDIGPMRKHEERALEGQLWDESRGRPPGLDIETPEGSNGGMIDMVLPILTLTAAAVYFMIQSGATVLTAKGLDFSVIGAFEHTNVGSSLVYGAICSLVVSVVLALRLKLSAKIWLEAAPQGVGAMLPAIIILFFAWTIGSVVRDMETGMYLASMASGNIPVEMLPAVVFVLSCAMAFATGTSWGTFGIMLPLAGDIAAASDISMLLPMLSAVLAGAVFGDHSSPISSTSILSATGAGCHHMDHVLTQLPYAVSVAFGALLGYIAIGYTHSTWAGLIVSGLWFVVFCLFALRKNQPVMSMAEAR; encoded by the coding sequence ATGAACCTTATCCATTATTCAGATTCCGCTTGGTCGGTTCTTCCCCCATTGTTGGCGGTCATTTTAGCTGTTACTACTCGACGAGTACTATTATCGCTCGGGACTGGCATTGTTTCCGGCGCCCTTATGCTGACACATTTTTCACCCACTGATGCGCTAAACTACCTATTCGATAAAGTACTTAGCATTGTGTGGGTTAACGACAGCCTAAACAGCGATAACGCCAATATGATCATCTTCATGTTATTGCTTGGGGCATTGATCAGCCTGATGAGCGTCTCTGGTGCGACTCAAGCCTTTGCCGATTGGGCTGCAGTCCGTTGTAAGGATCGCCGCAGTGCAAAATCGTTAACAGGTCTCATGGTATTTATCTTTTTTATTGATGACTTCTTCCATAGCCTGTCTGTCGGTGCCATCTGTCGCCCAGTCACCGACCGCTTCCAAATTTCGCGTGCCAAGCTGGCTTATTTACTCGATTCAACCGCTGCACCCGTTTGTGTGATAATGCCTATCTCGTCTTGGGGGGCTTATATCATCGCGTTAATTGGCGGTATTATGGTCGCGCATAACGTCACAGACCAAAGTCCTATTGCAGCTTTTGTCGAGATGATCCCGATGAACTTGTACGCGGTATTTACCCTTGTCATGGTGTTGTGTGTTATTGCTTTTCAGCTTGATATCGGTCCAATGCGTAAACATGAAGAACGGGCACTGGAAGGGCAATTATGGGATGAATCTCGCGGCCGCCCACCCGGCCTTGATATTGAAACGCCTGAAGGCAGCAATGGCGGCATGATAGACATGGTACTTCCTATCCTGACGCTGACTGCGGCGGCGGTCTACTTCATGATCCAATCAGGTGCGACAGTGCTAACGGCAAAAGGTCTCGATTTTAGCGTGATCGGTGCTTTCGAACACACCAATGTCGGTTCTTCACTGGTATACGGGGCGATTTGTAGTCTGGTGGTCTCTGTGGTATTGGCACTTCGCTTGAAGTTAAGTGCGAAAATATGGCTAGAAGCAGCGCCGCAAGGTGTTGGCGCTATGCTACCCGCTATCATTATTCTGTTCTTTGCTTGGACAATCGGTTCTGTCGTACGCGACATGGAAACAGGCATGTACCTAGCTTCTATGGCCAGTGGCAATATTCCGGTTGAAATGTTGCCAGCGGTGGTCTTCGTACTGTCTTGTGCGATGGCATTTGCAACTGGCACCAGCTGGGGAACGTTCGGGATTATGTTACCGCTAGCAGGCGATATTGCCGCTGCAAGTGATATCAGCATGTTACTGCCAATGCTGTCTGCCGTTCTTGCCGGTGCTGTTTTTGGTGACCACAGTTCACCCATTTCCAGTACCAGTATTCTGTCTGCTACCGGTGCTGGTTGCCACCACATGGATCACGTACTCACCCAGCTTCCTTATGCGGTTTCTGTTGCCTTTGGCGCCCTGCTTGGCTATATAGCGATCGGCTATACCCATTCAACTTGGGCTGGCCTTATTGTCAGCGGTCTGTGGTTTGTGGTGTTTTGCTTATTTGCCTTACGTAAAAACCAACCTGTTATGAGTATGGCCGAAGCCCGATAG